A portion of the Segatella copri DSM 18205 genome contains these proteins:
- the ruvA gene encoding Holliday junction branch migration protein RuvA encodes MIEYIHGDLTELTPALAVVETAGVGYGLNISLNTYTAIQGKQEVKLYVHEVLVTGGRDDSFTLFGFATKQERELYRLLITVSGVGGNTARMILSSLSPRELCEIISTGNDKMLKTVKGIGLKTAQRIIIDLKDKIVSLGIADELPASGGNVVMVNNDVKDEAVSALTMLGFSPAPSAKVVVDILKAQPDLPVEQVVKLALKQIK; translated from the coding sequence ATGATAGAATATATTCATGGTGATCTGACAGAGCTGACACCTGCGCTGGCTGTTGTTGAGACTGCGGGGGTGGGCTACGGACTCAATATATCGCTCAATACATATACTGCCATTCAGGGCAAACAGGAAGTGAAACTCTATGTTCACGAAGTGCTGGTGACTGGTGGAAGAGATGACTCTTTCACCCTTTTCGGCTTTGCTACCAAACAGGAACGTGAACTCTACCGCCTCCTCATCACCGTTTCAGGAGTAGGCGGAAATACAGCCCGCATGATTCTCTCTTCACTCTCGCCACGCGAACTCTGCGAAATCATCTCTACTGGTAACGACAAGATGCTGAAAACCGTGAAGGGTATCGGACTGAAGACGGCACAGCGAATCATCATCGACCTGAAAGATAAAATCGTGAGCCTTGGCATTGCTGACGAACTGCCAGCCAGCGGAGGCAATGTGGTGATGGTGAACAATGACGTAAAGGATGAGGCGGTAAGCGCCCTCACTATGCTCGGCTTCTCGCCAGCACCATCAGCCAAGGTAGTAGTAGATATCCTCAAGGCACAGCCTGATCTCCCGGTAGAACAGGTTGTGAAACTGGCATTGAAGCAAATCAAATAA
- a CDS encoding diaminopimelate dehydrogenase: MKKFRAAVVGYGNIGKFTVEALEAAPDFEIAGIVRRQGAKDKPAELANYEVVDDITKLKDVDVAILATPTRSCPEYAEKIVALGINTVDSFDIHTSILDYRTKQMENCKKAGKVSVISAGWDPGSDSIVRVLMESLAPKGLTYTNFGPGMSMGHSVCVRGKKGVKEALSVTIPLGEGIHRRMVYVELEEGAKLEDVTAEIKADPYFAHDETHVFAVASVDDVKDMGHGVNLVRKGVSGKTQNQRFEFNMSINNPALTAQVLVNVARASFRLQPGCYTMPEIPVIDMLPGTREEIVATLV, translated from the coding sequence ATGAAGAAATTTAGAGCAGCCGTAGTAGGATACGGCAACATCGGTAAGTTTACTGTTGAGGCACTCGAAGCAGCTCCTGACTTTGAGATTGCAGGTATTGTACGTCGCCAGGGTGCCAAGGACAAACCAGCTGAGTTGGCAAACTATGAAGTAGTAGATGACATCACCAAGTTGAAGGATGTAGATGTTGCTATCCTCGCAACCCCTACCCGCTCTTGCCCTGAGTATGCAGAGAAGATCGTTGCCCTCGGTATCAACACCGTAGACAGCTTCGATATCCACACCAGCATCCTCGACTACCGTACTAAGCAGATGGAGAACTGCAAGAAGGCTGGCAAGGTAAGCGTTATCTCTGCTGGTTGGGATCCAGGTTCTGATTCTATCGTACGTGTTCTGATGGAGAGCCTTGCTCCTAAGGGCTTGACATACACCAACTTCGGTCCTGGTATGAGTATGGGTCACTCAGTTTGTGTTCGTGGCAAGAAGGGCGTAAAGGAAGCGCTCTCTGTAACTATCCCATTGGGTGAGGGTATCCACCGCCGTATGGTTTATGTAGAGTTGGAAGAAGGTGCCAAGCTTGAGGATGTAACAGCCGAAATCAAGGCCGATCCATACTTCGCTCATGATGAGACCCACGTATTTGCCGTAGCATCAGTAGATGATGTAAAGGATATGGGTCATGGTGTGAACCTCGTTCGCAAGGGTGTATCAGGCAAGACCCAGAACCAGCGTTTCGAGTTCAACATGAGCATCAACAACCCAGCCCTCACCGCTCAGGTATTAGTTAACGTGGCTCGTGCTTCATTCCGTCTGCAGCCAGGTTGCTACACCATGCCAGAGATTCCAGTTATCGATATGTTGCCAGGAACCCGTGAGGAAATCGTTGCAACACTCGTATAA